The Geothrix sp. DNA segment TTCTTGGGGATGGCGCTGCTCACGAGGGGGAATGGCTCAATGCGGCCCTCACGCGTTCCAACACCTCAACAACAGTCGTCCCAGAACGAACCACCTGCAAGAAATGGGGTCTTGACGATGCAGGGAACGCAGTTTGTCTCACATGGCAGACCATACCCGCCAGCACCACCACAGTCACCACGGCGGCACTATACCTCGGCGCGGCGACCAAATACGACGGCCGGGGCCGCGCCATTTGGACCCAGGATGCCAATGGTATTCAGACCACCACCGACTATTTCGGCCCTGGAAACTTGCCACCGGGAGTCGCCTCCTATATTGGACCCATCACGAGGGTGACCGTTGGGACTACTCAGGTGAAGTGGTTTGAAAGCGACAGCGTTGGTCGATTTGTGCGGATGATCACTCCCGTAACACGGTACGTGGATCCGATGAACAGCCCCAGCAAGTCCGTCGTGAACCTTCGCACAGAGTACCGTTACGACACAGGAGGCCGGGTCAAAGATGTCCGGCAGTATGACGAGGCCAACCGAACCCAAACTCGAACCTGGGCCTACAATCGCCTCGGCTGGCTGGAGAGCTTGGAACAACCAGAAAGCGGAATCACCTCCTACAGTGGATTCACGGTTGCAGGTAAGCCTACGGTAACAAGCTACGCCGGGCGCGTCGTCAGAATGTCACCTGACTGGATGGGTCGTCCTCTGAACGTAGCTGCTGACGATGGCAGTGTGACGCAGGCTTTCGTCTACGACACGGCTACAGGTGGGAAGGGTCGATTAGCAAGTAGCACAGACGGCGCCGTGACGACCGAATATAACTATAGTGGTCAGGGAAATAGGCTGAGTAGCCTATCCACCACAACTCTGGTTCAAGGCGCGAATCAAACATTTACCCAGACCTACATCCATGACACATCCGGAAATAGAACAGGAGGCAACACCAGTCATGGGGCATGGACACAGACCTACCATTCACTAACGGGTTTGCCCAATATTCTGACCTATGGGACAGGGAATGTGGCCAGCACGCCATGGGTTTACTACGACTCGGTAAGTTGGGCCTTGAAGTCCATTGCTTATGGAAATGGAGCTGCAAGCAACTTTGACTACGATCCTGATCAGGCAAGATTGAAGGAGATGAAGCACCTCGATGGTCAGGCCGTGCTTCAGGCGCACTGGGGATTCAAGTACGACGATGTCGGGAACATGGTGACAGAATTTGATAAGACACGCCCAGACGGGGCCGGATCATACGCTTTTGACCAGTTTGGGTATGACGAACTTAATCGCTTGATCTCGGCAGTGGTGCAGTCCTCCAGTTACGGGGAGCAGCTGCAGGAATTTGATTACGACGCGTTTGGCAATCGGATCTCCAGCAACATTCGCCGGGTCACTTCATGGCAGGGCGTAAAGGGAGCATCTACTGCATACGTGACAAGCTCTGGCCTATTGAGTGCCCAGGGGACTCAGGTGGTCAATGCGACATTTAGCCAGGGCAGTACAGCCTTGATGCAGAACCGCCTTCCCAATGTAACATCCACAGGTGTTCCAACCGGCGCAACCTACGATCTTCAGGGGAATTTGCTCACGCTCTATGAAAAGCCAACCAGTGTCAACCCAGTGCTGCTCACCATGACCTATGACGCGCTCGGAAGGGTGCTAACTGTTTCCAGTAGCAAAACAGGGCTCACAGAGAAGTACAAATACACCGCTGAGGGCTTACGGACGGTGGTGGAGGAGTACAACGCTTCCACCCTGCAGAAGACCCGAGTAAATATCTACAACGATTCTCGACAGCTCGTGGCGCAGTACGAGAAAGCACCTGCCGGGGTGCTCACTTGGAAGCGCGATATTCTCTACTTGGGCACTAGGGAGGCCGCCGAGATCGATGCCGCTGGCATGCATGTCACCCAAGTGGACCATCTCGGCAGCCCAAGGGTGATTACTGGACCTACCGGGGCCGTTGAGACCAAACAGAAGTACCTGCCATTTGGAGAACTCCTCGAGCAGTCAGGGGCGTTCAGAACGGCTAAGGGGTACACAAATCACGAACAAACTGACACAAGCGGGCTGGTTTACATGCAGGCTCGGTTCTACGTGCCTTGGTTTGGGCGCTTTGCCAGCCCCGATCCTGCACGAGATCAGCATTTTGATAACGGTCAGAGCTGGAACATATACAGCTATGTGAGGAACAACCCTGTTATGAGCACGGACCCCACTGGGATGGAGGAAGAGAAAAAGGAGAAAAATGTCAACAGTGGTGCGGTTGGTCCAAATGATCGACCGTATATTGCTGCAGGAGAACCACCTCCAGCAACTCCGGCGCAAACAAAATTGATTTCAGATAAATTGACAGAATATACAAAAAAATCTTCAACATTATCCAACGCAAGAAATTACTTAGGAACGAAACCAGATGGGGATCTAAATCTCATTGTAATCAATGATCCAAAATCAAATGTAATTGCTAATTATGACAATAATGCTTGGACGATGACAGTTAACATAGCAAATGTAATGACTGATGGACTGGTTAATGATGCAGTTCTGTCAAATGCACTCGGGCATGAATACCGCCATGCGGAGGCAGACGCCCTTGCGGTCTCTTCGGAGAGCCGCACAGTTGATTTACGTGATTCGGGAGGTGGGTTACGTAATTCAACCATGACCAGCAGCTCAGACTACAGTCGCTTTAGAAATGAAGCTGCCCGGGATGGTGCCGCAGCTTCGAATACGAATTTGTCTCCAAGATCTAGAAATCAAGCATTAAAGCGATATTGGGATAACCCTATAGAGATAGATGCTCGTTGCGCAGGTGCAAAGGTTGCTTCGGAGGTGGGTAATGCTAAGTAGGGTCGCGATATCTGGGAGTATAATTGCAGGGTGTTATTTACATGGAGAGACTGTGGCGGAATCCAGTAAGGCATCGTTGAAAATATGGATGGCATCCTTTCGCGCCACACTAAATGAAATTTGCGATTGCGATAATGTGGGTGTCTCATTGTTTAAGGGGAGCGATAACACTTATATAATTAGAATAGTTAGCGCGAAATCTGAAATTGAATCTACAGCATATTGGCAGCATTCCAATTCGACCGGAGTTCGGAAGCTCGCAGCTACTGAAATCAGTTTTCATGAAATAGGGAAGCAGCAGATTTTGAGATACAGAGGCGTCGATTTTGTATATGAGAATGGCTTTTCATGGTACAAAAATGCTATTCCTAATCTGACAAAGCCCGATTAGTTCCAATTCTCCTAAGGCGCAAACAGATTCGATAGCTGCTGGCTCCACGTGTCCACCCGCAATGGGAGATCCGGATACGACAAAGACTTTCCCCGATGGCAAAAGGTGGAAGCATGAATCGGAAGTATGGACCTGATGGGATGCTTCCCAACATGCAATCACCACGAGCCCCGAACCTCCGGGGCTTTTTCGTGGTCACGCTCCTGCGTGCGTTCCCCCAGGAAAGGCTGCGGCTGGTGCATCAGCGTGTGCTTGCGTGCGCATGTGAGGCAGGACGAAGCGACTTCGGCGTGACCTTGCGCGTCGTTGCCCAAAGGCTCGGTTAGCCCGACTCTCCCCGGCGTATGTCTTTGCCTCCGAGTAGGAACCCTGATGAGTTCTCTGGAATTTGCTCAAGCTAGGAAATGCCGGTCATTGGTAGGGTTCCGAATCAAGGTTTGGCCTAGAGGTTGCGCCTGTAACCGAGACTGTCCCGGGCCAAAAGGAGGCATTGGAACTATTTAATTCAAGGGCGGTTCGAAGCCGGTTTGGCTTCTGGCCTACAAGCGCATCTCGCGCCTCCGCGAGGAGAAGGACCTGGAGCTCTACCGCATGGACCTGGAGGACCGCTTCGGTCGCATTTCCGAGGACGATCCCGAGACCCTGCGCTTCTTCGAGCTGCTCAAGGTGAAGCTGCGGGCCCAGCACCTGGCCGTCTCCGAAGTGGCCCTGGACAAGGGCCAGCTGAAGTTTCGCCTCAGCCCCCAAACGCCCCTGGATCCGGCGAAGCTCATGGCCTGGGTGGGCCGCACCAAGGGCGCCAGCCTCAGCCCCGACGGCGCCGTGCGGCTGCCCGTGCAGGGCACCGCCGACGGCCCCATCCTCCAAGCCCAGCGGGTGCTGGTGGAGTGGGCGGGGCTGTAGAGATCAGCTTTCAATGCGTGGGCAGGCGGAAGGACACCATCACGGTGGCGAAGCCTGTGTTGGCATCCGGTACGGATTGGAAACCGGAGGTCGCCATGCGGATGAGGTGGACATCGAGTTCCACGGCCCAGTGCCGGCTCCATTGGAAGCCGACTCCGACCTTCGCGCCGGGGCGCCAGCGCTGATCGACATACCGGTAGTCCCCCTGGCCATCAGGCGGTTCGTACCCACTGTGGAAGGTGTATGCCCCTGAGATGGTGTTCAGGGAGGGACCGGCCAGGACATAGAGTTCACGGTCCCCGCGGTGACGCAGCACCCATTGGTAGTCGGCGGCGACCTGCTGGTTGCTGATGGTCCCCGTGATGCTGCTGAGGAGGGCCCTGGCCCTTCGCTCCGGGCCGAGCTTGTAGGTCACGCCGATCTCCGCGTTGAGCAGAATGGGAAACCACTCGCGAAACTCATGTGGATGCCGCTTGGGCGTGTCCCAGCTGGAAGTGGCCTCCCCCCAGCCCAGGTTGAATTGGTACACGAGGCCCTGCGCACTGAGCTGTCGCGGCATCAGGCAGAGGAACAGGCCCATGCACAGGCTGCGGCTGATCTTTCGGGGATCGGGCATGTTGAACCCTTTCGCTACGAGCAGCAGCTTTTATGGGAAGGCAGATCCATCTACTTCTTCATCACCGCACGCTCAATCTTCCTGGCCGACCCGAATGCCGCGAGGCAGGGATCCACGACCTCGGGTGCCTTGGAGTTCGTCAGCACGGTGCCGACGCATTGGAGGTTCTTCGCGTCGAAGAGCACGGTGAGCAGGTGCCGGTACTCGCCCTTGGCGGGCTCCCTGTCCACGACTTTCTTGTCGGTGGAGAGGATCCACCAGCCCTGGACCGTGGTGGATGCCAGCGGCTGGGGCTTGAGGTCGGTCTCGGCGGAGCTGTCCTTGAGGCGCTTCACGGTCTGCTCGGCGCTGGACCACGCGCCCAGGGGATTGCCGATGCCCTTGATGGGGAAGAGGAAGGCCTTGAAACCCGCCTGGTCCACCACGCCATAGCGCGCGGCGAACAGGTGCTCGGGCCGGGCGCGGTCGAAGGCCTCGGTCCAGGTCTCGGGCAGGGACAGGGCGAGGACGCCGTCCTCGGGGAGGGTGTAGCGGTGCTCCACCACGGCGGGCAGGGGCAGGCGGCTGGCGTCCTCCGTGGGCAGGGTGCGCAGGGCCTCGGGGAGGAGCTGCCAGGCCTGGCCTGGATCCGCCGGAGGCCGGATGGATTCGCCCGCCTTCGCCTTGGTGTGGAGTTGCCGGGCGTAGTCCGCCCGCTGCACGTCCTTCTGCGACTCGGCGAGGGCATGTCCCTTGTCGAAGGCGGCGGCCATGTCCTTGGGATCGCCACCCGTGCAGGCCAGTGCCTGGCCCAGGTCGATCCAGGCCAATGAACTGCCCGGGTCCAGCCTGATGGCCCGGCGGCAATGATCCACGATGCCTGCGGATTCGCCCGCCACCATCATGCGGAAGGCCAGGTTCAGCCAGGCCCTGGCCACGAAGGGCGCGTCCCCGCGGAGGGCCTCCACCTTTTCAAGACAATGCTCTGCGGCTTTCCACTCCCGGGCCTCGATGAAGGTGTTGGCCTGGGCGTTCCAGGGCTGCATGGTCTTGCCGCCATCCAGCTGGATGGCCCGCCAGCCGGCCCGGGCGGCCGCGGGAAGCCGCCGCAGATTCCGCAGGCAGATGGCGTACTCGTTCCAGACCTCGGCGCGGGCCGGCGCCAGGGCCAGGGCTTTCTCGTAGAGGGGCAGGGCCTCCGCGTAGGCCTTCTTCTGCAGCTCGGCATAGGCCGCATCGTAGGCCTTGGCCGCTTCGGGGACCGGGGCCTCGGCCTTCTTCTGGGGGGCTGTGGACGGTGGGGCGCCGGCGGAGAGGGGCGCGCTCAGCAGCACCAGCAGGGAAGGGACCAGGCGGTTCATGGGGGCTCCGGACGGGGCGGCCTCGTCGGCAGGGGCGGGGAGGTGGAAAAAGGCGCGGGGTCGTTGGGGTCCTCCAGCATCCCAGAGCCCGGAGGCAGGGGCAAGGAGGTGGGGATTCAGCCGTTTCCGGCTATCCGCCGAAAGGCTGGCATGGCCCAGGTACGGAGCACCAGCCTCTGGAGTGGCCACCGTCCGACGATGGTGGCCGCCGGATGTTTTCTGGCGGCGGCGGTGCTGGGTCTGGTGACGACCCACTTCGGCAGCATCCGGGACTTCGAGCCCGCGGGGATCGCCACCGCGAGCCGGACCCTGAACGCCATCATGTCCGTGACCATGACGAGCATCGCGCTCATCCTGCCCCTCACGGCGAATCTCTACACGCCACGGCTGGTGAAGCTCTACGTGGCGCACCCGCTGATCGTGGGCGGGCTGTCGGTCCTCGTCTTCAGCAACCTGCTGCTGATGTCCCTGCATTTCTTCCCGCCGGGGCACCCCTTCGTCCGGTTCGGCATCTGGGTCATCGCCTTCGTCTACCTGGTGGTGCTCGCAGGCGTCCTCCCCTATCTCTTCGGCATCAGCCGCTTCCTCCGCCCCAGCTACTTCATGCCCATGCTCACCCGGAAGGGGCTGCGCAGCCTCCAGGAGCTGTCCCGGGGCCGCCGCCTCGAAGCCAACAAGGACGAGCTCTTCGAGACCATCGACGTGGTGACCAACGTGGCGCTCACGGGCATGGCCCGCGGAGACCGGCAGCTGGTGATGCTGGCCCTGAAGAGCCTGCACGCGCTGCTGACGGGCATCATCCAGTGCGCCGGGCCGGAGTTGTCCGCCTGGCGGGGCTCGCGGCCCTGGTTCGTGCCGGGCCTGGCCAAGGAGGGGCAGGACTACCTCACTCGCGAACGGGTCTGGCCCGAGGCCTATGTCCTGGCGCAGACGCTGAAGGTCGCGGAGGTGGCGACCCGCCGCCAGCACGAGCTGCTCTCGGAGCTGGCCGCGCAGCTGGTGGACACGGCCCGCCTGGCCTGCGCCGTCGGGGCCGAACCCGTCATCGAGCTGCACGTCATGACC contains these protein-coding regions:
- a CDS encoding tetratricopeptide repeat protein gives rise to the protein MNRLVPSLLVLLSAPLSAGAPPSTAPQKKAEAPVPEAAKAYDAAYAELQKKAYAEALPLYEKALALAPARAEVWNEYAICLRNLRRLPAAARAGWRAIQLDGGKTMQPWNAQANTFIEAREWKAAEHCLEKVEALRGDAPFVARAWLNLAFRMMVAGESAGIVDHCRRAIRLDPGSSLAWIDLGQALACTGGDPKDMAAAFDKGHALAESQKDVQRADYARQLHTKAKAGESIRPPADPGQAWQLLPEALRTLPTEDASRLPLPAVVEHRYTLPEDGVLALSLPETWTEAFDRARPEHLFAARYGVVDQAGFKAFLFPIKGIGNPLGAWSSAEQTVKRLKDSSAETDLKPQPLASTTVQGWWILSTDKKVVDREPAKGEYRHLLTVLFDAKNLQCVGTVLTNSKAPEVVDPCLAAFGSARKIERAVMKK
- a CDS encoding RHS repeat domain-containing protein — protein: MSRQFLLSMLIALSLGGGSLKAQSYQTSFSDVKFDRAKGPATIHAGLEVDAATGAASMNIPFGPGIGERGLKFTPTLSMRIGPQMGISSAEENIIVVPAAFSNAAIWGLTTIETLYQRSFGSASFSPGTLTLGTMVSTFDRKPTTYSLPNGGGGRVLGQVPAGIDSTNINTLLRKFGFSATDTVGFLPGRTDRPSKAAFIQMGSDSSLIVGLRVDGPSTALTDEVRDDIQQYPTSNLYQWDFPRRVAVIHGEVAYEFHYVRHTYMTRHIPYLTISEKTQLYSGHYVITKIRNKLGESIDFSYDSDGSGYTATWSVNPSVKIRVQAVGSVAVSSQPSLNNSNFPLASATRIRVSYQGISQPVSTFLLDFSDPTLGTAPTLFGPGGPDSAAANSPNGIIDWDWQGYGAALESMQPLRIYKEATLEEIRFTWGVGPTFSWDNWLSLTRGPTVLSSVAFPTRDVTLTWEPYRYRANYNPEGWGGVASSSLPGRPAVAYGVIQTLDSGGPLSRQTTHHRVVPMSNWNNLPVGQTIADQWTDTTFYDAVTQPDGSVSVHRFVSPPSINALTGADGMQNLAFIKTLEREVRYYQPGADWQSDLAVTTPASSSAYKWVVKDRFDVRTPGSTNGGLGNQSVPYPTRTRTWEKENQILTIQESSGWDEAAFGWKASHTTTSIVANPNLAMDYLSLAQAGQAYSPYPAPLGVYRKTEKTFEPNIADWIISREKSEQSTTVEDNTGFLASGGTLPDAQPLVTKTFNPNVNRVDSVAVSNSGAPTVTTDFTFIGTTGVAAIEIQSAFLNSTGLGLSGQFGVSSYSYDANGYLNAISQKPDASKTLTVSQESDELGRPKTQTDLNGTIKTYTWDQGGRLSGISSSDGDEPISIVYNDTDHLGITVTQGLRILEYRYNAFGQLILERRTAQDGTKSHRIHGYDCVGRPTGETVWLLGDGAAHEGEWLNAALTRSNTSTTVVPERTTCKKWGLDDAGNAVCLTWQTIPASTTTVTTAALYLGAATKYDGRGRAIWTQDANGIQTTTDYFGPGNLPPGVASYIGPITRVTVGTTQVKWFESDSVGRFVRMITPVTRYVDPMNSPSKSVVNLRTEYRYDTGGRVKDVRQYDEANRTQTRTWAYNRLGWLESLEQPESGITSYSGFTVAGKPTVTSYAGRVVRMSPDWMGRPLNVAADDGSVTQAFVYDTATGGKGRLASSTDGAVTTEYNYSGQGNRLSSLSTTTLVQGANQTFTQTYIHDTSGNRTGGNTSHGAWTQTYHSLTGLPNILTYGTGNVASTPWVYYDSVSWALKSIAYGNGAASNFDYDPDQARLKEMKHLDGQAVLQAHWGFKYDDVGNMVTEFDKTRPDGAGSYAFDQFGYDELNRLISAVVQSSSYGEQLQEFDYDAFGNRISSNIRRVTSWQGVKGASTAYVTSSGLLSAQGTQVVNATFSQGSTALMQNRLPNVTSTGVPTGATYDLQGNLLTLYEKPTSVNPVLLTMTYDALGRVLTVSSSKTGLTEKYKYTAEGLRTVVEEYNASTLQKTRVNIYNDSRQLVAQYEKAPAGVLTWKRDILYLGTREAAEIDAAGMHVTQVDHLGSPRVITGPTGAVETKQKYLPFGELLEQSGAFRTAKGYTNHEQTDTSGLVYMQARFYVPWFGRFASPDPARDQHFDNGQSWNIYSYVRNNPVMSTDPTGMEEEKKEKNVNSGAVGPNDRPYIAAGEPPPATPAQTKLISDKLTEYTKKSSTLSNARNYLGTKPDGDLNLIVINDPKSNVIANYDNNAWTMTVNIANVMTDGLVNDAVLSNALGHEYRHAEADALAVSSESRTVDLRDSGGGLRNSTMTSSSDYSRFRNEAARDGAAASNTNLSPRSRNQALKRYWDNPIEIDARCAGAKVASEVGNAK
- a CDS encoding TRCF domain-containing protein — encoded protein: MAYKRISRLREEKDLELYRMDLEDRFGRISEDDPETLRFFELLKVKLRAQHLAVSEVALDKGQLKFRLSPQTPLDPAKLMAWVGRTKGASLSPDGAVRLPVQGTADGPILQAQRVLVEWAGL